A stretch of the Solanum dulcamara chromosome 6, daSolDulc1.2, whole genome shotgun sequence genome encodes the following:
- the LOC129892909 gene encoding uncharacterized protein LOC129892909: protein MYGEKLWSQWERVNAIVLSWLMNSMSKRLLSGVAFASSAMDVWTDLQERFDRVDGSRTYSLHKEITTLQQGITSVSVYYTKLKALWDEFEVLVPALGCNCEKSRGFVAHMNRQRLYQFLMGLNDSYHQARSQILMIDPLPTVNQDYAMVVGDENQKSVVAGINTLGLNSSVLESATMYSKGVNNSSANHKFKKNTLLVCDFCKYRGYTKEYCYKVVGYPPDFKSKKKIQSANTAYIDSSTSQQPAHAHFSYGLNTNVYDKSVWERNIKEQHNTVEATIPATTTNQAEKDVKQLLQGCTFIKD from the coding sequence ATGTATGGTGAGAAACTGTGGAGTCAGTGGGAGAGGGTAAATGCTATCGTCTTGTCGTGGCTGATGAATTCAATGTCAAAACGTTTGCTCAGTGGAGTTGCATTTGCTTCAAGTGCAATGGATGTGTGGACTGATTTACAAGAAAGGTTTGATAGAGTGGATGGTTCAAGGACCTACAGCTTGCATAAAGAAATTACAACTCTGCAGCAGGGGATAACTTCAGTTTCTGTATATTACACAAAGTTAAAAGCtttgtgggatgaatttgaggtgTTAGTACCTGCACTTGGCTGTAACTGTGAGAAGTCCAGAGGCTTTGTTGCTCACATGAATAGGCAAAgattatatcaatttttaatgGGACTTAATGATTCGTATCATCAGGCTAGAAGCCAGATACTCATGATAGATCCACTACCAACTGTTAATCAGGATTATGCCATGGTAGTAGGAGATGAAAATCAAAAGTCTGTTGTTGCAGGCATCAATACTTTGGGCCTAAATTCTTCTGTCTTAGAGTCAGCAACAATGTACTCTAAAGGTGTTAACAACTCAAGTGCAAATCataagttcaagaaaaatacaCTGCTAGTTTGTGATTTTTGTAAGTATAGAGGTTACACTAAAGAATACTGCTACAAAGTTGTTGGATATCCACCAGATTTTAAGTCAAAGAAGAAGATACAAAGTGCAAACACTGCATATATTGACTCAAGTACCAGTCAACAACCTGCTCATGCTCATTTCTCTTATGGATTGAACACCAATGTATATGACAAATCAGTATGGGAAAGGAACATCAAGGAACAGCATAATACAGTAGAAGCCACCATACCTGCTACCACTACTAATCAAGCTGAAAAGGATGTGAAACAATTACTTCAAGGCTGCACATTTATAAAAGATTAG